In one Vibrio rarus genomic region, the following are encoded:
- a CDS encoding pseudouridine synthase, with the protein MRLDKFVCKSTQLTKDEAIARIHCGDVLVNQSVVTNESTQVHENNAILLNGFQLTPRDFRYIMLNKPAATICSNIDEVYPSLFNLLDIDHVSELHIAGRLDADTTGMVLITDDGRWSFNITRPTCHCAKVYQVTLSKAITDDAAIQIKSGIKLQGEDKLTLPANLVVINSKEVLLTITEGKFHQVKRMFSAVGNRVVSLHRVAIGEVSLDIDVGQWRYLTAPEIESFIK; encoded by the coding sequence ATGCGCCTTGATAAGTTTGTTTGTAAAAGTACCCAATTAACTAAAGATGAAGCCATTGCACGCATTCACTGTGGTGACGTGCTCGTCAATCAAAGCGTCGTAACGAATGAGTCCACTCAGGTACATGAAAATAATGCCATTTTATTGAATGGCTTCCAGCTAACACCGCGTGATTTTCGCTATATCATGCTGAATAAACCCGCGGCAACCATCTGTTCAAATATTGATGAAGTCTATCCATCACTGTTTAATTTGTTAGACATTGACCATGTGTCTGAATTGCATATAGCCGGCCGTTTAGATGCAGATACGACAGGAATGGTGCTGATTACCGATGACGGGCGCTGGTCATTTAACATTACGAGACCAACCTGCCATTGCGCAAAAGTATATCAAGTGACGTTATCTAAGGCGATCACTGACGATGCTGCCATACAAATTAAAAGTGGCATAAAGCTACAGGGCGAGGACAAATTAACCTTACCAGCCAATTTAGTTGTAATTAATTCAAAAGAAGTATTGTTAACCATTACCGAAGGGAAGTTTCACCAAGTTAAGCGAATGTTTTCTGCTGTAGGTAATCGAGTTGTTTCTCTGCATAGAGTAGCGATTGGTGAGGTGTCATTAGATATAGACGTGGGGCAGTGGCGTTATTTAACTGCACCCGAAATAGAGTCCTTTATTAAATAG
- a CDS encoding histidine phosphatase family protein, with protein sequence MTRIIVLRHGETQFNFERKLQGHCNSPLTNKGTVQAKNYGIVLREHLLGCEFEVHASPLGRAMQTARLVCEEVGYPEKAILEDVRLKEFNLGDWEKRSIPTLVQEQPDLLANKDWYLQAPNAETYDEVRARLSSWLVDTPNEKDLVVVSHGLTGIVLRGLLLGMEYNETWQQDLPQDAFFIIENNKVRRISCTDTPEMAEML encoded by the coding sequence ATGACAAGAATCATTGTATTAAGGCATGGGGAAACGCAATTTAATTTTGAACGTAAGTTGCAGGGGCATTGTAATTCGCCATTAACCAACAAGGGTACTGTGCAGGCTAAAAACTATGGGATTGTGTTGCGCGAGCATCTGTTAGGTTGTGAGTTTGAAGTGCATGCCAGTCCTTTGGGAAGAGCGATGCAAACGGCTCGATTGGTGTGTGAGGAAGTAGGCTATCCAGAGAAGGCCATTTTAGAAGATGTGAGATTAAAAGAATTTAATTTGGGAGACTGGGAGAAAAGAAGTATTCCTACCCTTGTTCAAGAACAACCGGATCTTCTGGCGAATAAAGACTGGTATTTACAAGCTCCTAACGCTGAAACCTATGATGAGGTGAGAGCGAGACTGAGCAGTTGGCTTGTGGACACACCTAATGAAAAAGATTTAGTGGTTGTGAGTCACGGCCTTACGGGGATAGTGCTTAGAGGTTTATTGTTGGGCATGGAATACAATGAAACTTGGCAGCAAGATTTACCTCAAGATGCCTTTTTTATCATAGAAAACAATAAAGTAAGACGAATTAGCTGTACTGATACTCCCGAAATGGCGGAAATGCTCTGA
- a CDS encoding sensor domain-containing diguanylate cyclase, translating to MLFDLIDTAPVICCAFDLDHKLTYINSYGANIFKIKQAESIGLPMSDLPCEKGSGINKQYIEQVLNDETVNFNGYFINNNGTIHYYSATLSPIKDKLIITGFAVLFINKTEEKRLEYLSNIDSMTLVCNRRKFENDLHLTLSDKPDVNYGLIILDIDNFKQINDLNGHNCGDTVLSRIGDILKNIINPLGKVYRIGGDEFAIILFNINDKSTLKNVSEEIRYKIESTSILDNTVITISLGATIYSCNNNRKNLLKTTDNALYHSKLTGKNKVSYA from the coding sequence ATGCTTTTTGATTTAATAGACACTGCTCCTGTTATCTGCTGTGCTTTTGATCTAGATCATAAATTAACATATATAAATTCATATGGGGCTAATATTTTCAAAATAAAACAAGCCGAATCTATTGGTTTACCTATGTCAGATCTACCTTGTGAAAAAGGCTCTGGGATAAATAAACAATATATTGAACAAGTTTTAAATGATGAAACTGTGAATTTTAACGGTTATTTCATCAATAATAATGGGACTATACATTATTATTCCGCAACTTTATCTCCAATTAAAGATAAGCTTATCATAACAGGTTTTGCCGTATTATTTATAAATAAAACAGAAGAAAAAAGACTTGAATACTTATCCAATATAGATTCAATGACTCTGGTTTGTAATAGAAGAAAATTTGAAAATGATTTACATTTAACTTTAAGTGATAAGCCAGATGTCAATTACGGACTAATTATTTTAGATATCGACAATTTTAAACAAATAAACGACTTAAATGGTCACAATTGTGGTGATACAGTCTTATCTAGAATTGGTGATATTTTAAAAAATATTATTAATCCATTAGGCAAAGTATATAGAATTGGAGGTGATGAATTTGCAATTATATTGTTTAATATTAATGACAAATCAACATTGAAAAATGTATCCGAAGAAATAAGATATAAAATTGAATCTACATCTATTTTAGATAATACGGTGATAACCATAAGTTTAGGCGCCACTATTTATTCATGCAATAACAATCGTAAGAATTTACTTAAAACTACTGATAATGCTTTATATCATTCAAAACTAACAGGTAAAAATAAAGTTAGCTATGCCTAA